ATTCCACTATCTGAAACCTTTATGGTGTTATTCCAGCTAAGCGAATAACACCATAAAGATTGGAACTCAAAGCTTCGACCTGCGTGCTGCTCAGTTTTCCCgtatcgggaaatcgatttatatcctgatatagctccaatatagagccatctcccgatttgtcttctagaAGCTACGTAAAGTACAACTGGGCCCTTCAACCAGGTTCATTCTGGATAAATTTTCAGCAGGTTCCATGGTGGCATATTAGATTTCATTAGATTTCATCTGTGAAATGACGATCAGACGATCCAAAAACGATTTTAGCCTTGAATAGATGTGCCTTTTGAaggttttatatataaattgcATAGGTACTTGGCAAATGAGTGATATAGTAATTTGTAAAATCCAGATAACAGATCtcgtacaaattttattttccataTACATACCAAAAATAGATACATGCATGATGTTAGGAAGGTTACATTTTTTCGTATGTTTCTGTAAAATTACATGTTCGACAAGTGTGCGTGTATGTATCCTCTTCCTCATTGTAAGAATCTTCTCCGAATTCATGAACATGCactgcttttgtttttttggtgtaaagACTACTACGCACCTCCATACGCAATTGtttcatttgtttgttataTTTTCGAATCTTTCCTACCTCTCTTTTTTCCAAACGATTTTCATGCTGTTTCATTAGCTCTTCCTCGCTGCCCCAGACTTCCAATGCTCGCTTCTGAACTTGTAAATGCAAATAAAGTTTCATTTCTCCCCAACGAATGTTATGCGGATTTTTTCGGCTGATGTAGCGTAGTGGAGGTTCGCGTTTATCAAAATCACAatccttaaataaaaaaaaaatatatatatatgaatatattatATCGATGGTATACAATTCAATATGCCAAATGTAAAAGAAATTCTGAATTCAAcatatttgtagtttttttttcatacgaaCATTCCATTTGAGAGAAACTTCTATCATTTAGAGAAAGCCGCACAATAAATGTTTAGCTTGATTCAGTTTAAACATGTGCACAAATGTTTCTCTGCCCCGTGCTCGTGGGAAAAAACTTCCGAAAACTTGACATACATTTCAAAAAACTGTGTTATAAAGCCAAATCTTTTTTATCGCTCAAATAAATTGATACTGATTCTCAAATATATGTATCTTGGAATATACTAACCTTTAAAAGATATTCTGCCTTTGCTTCTGTCCTTGTTATTAGGGAATGTTCTCCATCACAATCACGACATTTATCGCAGACAGAATGGCTGAAATTGTTCATCAAAAATGAATCCGCAAACATTTCACCACACATCAAACATTCGTCATAATGCACCGGTATGGAAATGGCATCATCCACTAGTGTTGGTTGATCAGATGTTGTGGCATTGCTAGATTGGGCGGCATTTTG
The genomic region above belongs to Stomoxys calcitrans chromosome 5, idStoCalc2.1, whole genome shotgun sequence and contains:
- the LOC106086685 gene encoding DNA repair protein complementing XP-A cells homolog; this encodes MFHVFIELNAPNKSNKRKHFLKNKQKLSSNKMAENSLTDAQKARIERNRAKALSLKQSKLVSHPYALNRKDVNSVDGTSSVIKVQGTKYVDSGGGFLIEQAVTASQNAAQSSNATTSDQPTLVDDAISIPVHYDECLMCGEMFADSFLMNNFSHSVCDKCRDCDGEHSLITRTEAKAEYLLKDCDFDKREPPLRYISRKNPHNIRWGEMKLYLHLQVQKRALEVWGSEEELMKQHENRLEKREVGKIRKYNKQMKQLRMEVRSSLYTKKTKAVHVHEFGEDSYNEEEDTYTHTCRTCNFTETYEKM